AAGAACTGAAAGCGACCTATCGTCGCCTAGCGAAAGCGAACCACCCCGACCTGGGAGGCGATCCCGATCGCTTCCAGCAAATTCAACATGCCTACGAAGAACTGCGATCGGTGATGCAGTAACAGTGGCTAGAGCGTGAGGCCAGTCGGTGGTTTAGCCCCAGTGATCAATTAAGCATTCTTTAGAGTCAGAAGTAGCAATTTAAGTTTCCAAATCTCGTCGTGATTTCTAGCTAGCGGCTATCGGGATTGACATCCATAAATTGAACAAAATTTTTAGGGCAATAACAATTTGTCAAGAGCACATTAGTTTCAAAATTTCTAAGTTACTTTCTGCTTATGGCAGGTCAACTGGGCATTCCTGCAAGCTAAATTAACTGAATTCATTGACTTGCGATGCTAAAAAAATCAAGACTTTCCTCAGGTTGGTTAGGACTGATTGTTGGCTTGGTCTTGATTGGTAGTTTGTGTCTCCCTTCGCCAGCTCAAACACAAACGTGGCGATCGCTTTCGAATGTTGTTTGGGGACAAGGATTACCGGCTTTTAGTTACCCATTCAGCAAAACCTCACTCGTTGACTATGACGGTGGGGTGACTAAGCAGGTTGGAACCTATAACTTTCCTGTTAGCAAAGGAATGGCTGGGGTCTACATGACCCTAGAGCCGGGTGCTATCCGAGAATTACATTGGCATGCGAATGCAGCCGAGTGGGCCTATGTGATTGAAGGCCGCACTCGCATTACCCTAACCAACCCAGAGGGCGAAGTTCAGATTGCCGATGTCGAGGCAGGAGGACTGTGGTATTTTCCTCGGGGCTGGGGGCATAGCATCGAGGGGATCGGCCCTGGAACAGCCAAATTTCTACTCGTCTTTAATGACGGAACTTTCTCAGAAGGTGCAACCTTTAGCATCACTGACTGGCTTTCCCACACCCCCATTGCTTGGGTTCAACAAAATTTTGGCTGGAGTCAGTCTGAGGTTGAGAAACTCCCAAAAAAGCAAGTCTATATCTCTCGCTATAGTCCCCAACTTCAACCGCTGAATCAGACACAGTCTCGCAATCCAAATACGCCCAAGATAGCCATTCCCTATACGCACAATCTTTTGGCTGAGCAGCCACGCACAAAACAGGATGACAGTTCGCTTCGGTTAGCTAGTGCCAAGGAATTTCCAGCGAGCTTCAACATGGCTGGTGCAATTCTGCGGCTAGAACCGGGAGCAATGCGGCAACTGCACTGGCATCCGAATGCAGATGAATGGCAGTACGTGCTCAATGGTTCGATGGATCTTGCTGTCTTTGCTTCTGAAGGCAAGGCGAGTATGAGTCGTCTGCAGAAAGGGGATGTGGGCTATGTCCCTAAAGGGTATGGACATGCACTGCGCAATAGTTCTGATCAACCCCTAGAAGTTCTGATTGTTTTTAATGATGGCAACTATCAAAGTATTGATCTCAATGATTGGATCGCGAGTAACCCGAATTCTGTCTTAGAAAATGTCTTTCAGATCTCTCCCCAGCTCCTCGAAAAAATGCCGAGGAACAGCAATGTTTTGATTTCCCAATAGAACAAGTCCGTCGAGTGGGTTGTCTCAGCGGTTAAAGGCACAAAGCAAAATGGCAAAACAAAAGTGGGCGATTCGGATCGCTATTGTTACCATGCTGTTGGTCTTTTGGCAGACTTTATCACTGCAACTGCCTGCCTTCTCTCATGATCCAAGGAGGATTGAACTGCCTGCTATTTGTTCAGTTAAGCTGCAGGATCCCAAAATTACTTGGCAACTACCCACAGATGTCGAAGGTGAATTAACCCAAGATAACTTTAATGTCGTTCAACGGGCTGCTGATCTCTTTGCCTGGCAAGAGTTTATCGCGCTGAATTGGCCTGCAAAAGAGGGCGATCGCGGGCAACCTGATCAGACAGCAACGCTCGCTCAACTTGGGCCTCGGGTCTGGGAGACGTGGAAAGAGACTAGTGAGGTCTATCGACCAGATGGCTTGCAGCCAGATCCCTGGAATAGTTTGCCAAGACAATCAAGGCTGTCTTCTCAGGCTGGGCTGAAGAAGGTGTTATTCCGCAGCAGCAAAGTCGATGAAATCTTGAATGATCAGTTTCAGCCGACCAAAGCAGATGGCACCTTGCCTGGGACATTAACTGATCAAAGAGGGAACGTTGTCCGCTATGAAATTCGGATGAATAAAGTCTTATTTGACTATGTTGTTGCTAACAAGCTTTATCAGTCAGAGAAGCAATCAAGCTTTCCCGAAATCTCAGCTCCTGTCGGATCCATTTTAGTCAAAGCTGCTTGGCGAGAAGTTAGCCCTGAGGAACAAGGACGATTCTATACAGCACTGGCTGATGTGCAAAATCTTGAGGGCGATCGCTACCAAGAAAAATTAATGGGCTTGGTTGGCTTCCATGTGATGACGAAGACAGCCAGCGCGCCCCAGTGGATCTGGAGTACCTATGAGCAGATTGATAATGTAGAAGGTCTGCATCCTTCCTTCTTTAATCCCGATTGTCCTAGCTGTCTGCAAAATCAGCAAACGCAGCCACAAGTTCCAAATCAAATTACGCGTGAAACTCCTATCCCAGCGGTTGATCCTGATTGTAGTCAAAAATCAGCAGCAGTAGACAATATTGTCGCTTTAAATCAAGTGATTCAAAAAGGATTAGGTGATTCAGTTTGGCGTCACTATCAGTTAATTAATACTCAATGGCCTGTCCCTTCACGGCAACCATCGAGTCCGTCAACTGTCTTCACGGTTTTGCCGACTGTTCTGGCAAACACCACGATGGAGAGCTATATCCAGAAGAGTTCTTCCTGCATGGGGTGTCATGCGATCGCCCGATCTAGTAATGCACAGCAGTATCGTTCAGCCGATTTTAGTTTCACATTTGCTGATGCAAGACCAGTTCTAAAGAACACCCAAATTATCCCTCCTCCTCGCTCACCCAAAACGAACTGGGCTCGAGACAACTGGAATAGTATTTTGCGGGGCTATCAGATTGCGAATAAAACCTATGAGACCCTGCCTCAGTATGTTCCCCAAGCAAAACTTCACTGTGCAAGCTGTCATCTCAGTGTTGGAGCCGATCCTAAAGCCTCATCTTGGTTTGGGATGATCAAAAAATATCAGTACCCAGAAACTGACGATTTACAGAAGCGAATCAACTCTTGTTTTGAGCATAGTCTCAATGGCCTGCCGCTACCGCTTGAAAGAGATAATCCAGAATCTCAAGCCCTAATCACCTATATGCAGTGGCTCGATCAGGAAGCAGAACGATTCAAAATCACACTCCCTAAAACGGCTTATCCCAATATTCAAAAGCTCAATGGAGATTCAAAGTTAGGTCAGGCTATCTTTGAGCAAAAGTGTGCATTTTGCCATGGATTGAATGGCGAGGGTCGCTATGGCAGTAACACCTACTATCGTCCAGCTTTATGGGGTAATCAGTCCTTCAATCGTTTAGCTGGGCTTGCACAGACAGAAACCCTCGCAAAGTTCTTGAAATCGAATATGCCCTATCAATTTGGAGGCAACCTGACAGATCAGGAAGCCTGGGATCTAGCAAGCTTTATCGATCGCCAACCCCGCCCCCAAGGTCCCTATCAAAAGCCTTAAGCCCTCATGGTGACTGGGCTATGGCGGTAGCGATAATAGGCAGCGCAAGCGCCTTCGCTGGAGACCATCGGTGCACCCAAGGGGGTTTCGGGGGTGCAAGTGCGGCCAAAGGCCGGACAGTCGCAAGGCTGCTTCTGGCCTTGGAGGACAAGACCACTCATGCAATCCGGAACAGGCGCTGGCTCGATCGTCTCAGCGATCGCAAAACGTCGGCGGGCATCAAAGGCTTCGAAGGCTGGTTGGAATTGCAGGCCACCTTCAGGAATGGTGCCGAGGCCACGCCAGTCTTGATCCGCGATCGCAAAGACCCGTTCCACCCATTGCTGGGCTGCTGGATTGCCGCCTGGCTGAACGGCTCGACCATAGCAATTCACGACTTCAAATCGCTCCGATTCCAGTTGGTCAATGCAGGTATAAATACCTTGCAAAATATCCAGCGGTTCAAAGCCTGTAACGGCGATCGGGACGCGATAACGCTGGGCAATCGCGGGATAGTCTGCCAGACCCGCAACCGTGCAAACATGACCAGCGGCCAGAAAAGCCTGAATACGGCAGCCAGGATCCTCTAGTAACTGCACCATCGCGGGAGCTACCCGCACATGGGAGAGCAGGATCGAGAAGTTGTCTAGTCCTAACTGCTGGGCTTGAGCGATCGCGAGAGCGGTTGCTGGCGCTGTGGTTTCAAAGCCAACGGCCAGAAAGACGACTTGGCGATCGCGGTTCTTGGCGGCGATCGCGACGGCATCCAGCGGACTGTAGACAATCTGAACTTGAGCGCCAGCGGCGCGGGCTTGTTGCAAACTCTGCTGGCGATCGCCGGGGACACGCAGCATATCGCCGAAGCTGCAGATCGTGACTTGGGGATCCGCTGCGATCGCGATCGCCTGATCGATCACGGCACCGGGGGTGACGCAGACTGGGCAACCGGGGCCATGCAGCAGCGTCACTCCCTCGGGCAACAGAGTATCGAGGCCATAGCGAACGATGCTGTGGGTCTGACCACCGCAGACTTCCATCAGTGTCCAAGGGCGGGTGACTCGCTGGGCGATCGCCGCTACCCACGTCTGAACGGCTTCGGCCTGCCGAAATTCCTCGACGTAGCGCACCTCAACCCCCCACAAATACTTCGGGCACTGCCCACGTTCCACTTTGCAGCGATCGCAGGTATTGAACCCGTTCAAAACGATCGGGCGCCGGACAGGACTGCTGACTCATGCAGCCCTGCAGGAGCGCTAAGGATGGACAGTCATGCTCCGCCAGCCAAGTCTGTAGATCGGATTCGATCCGAGTTAGAACATCAGGGCCGTGGCGCAGAATTGCACCCACAATCTGAGTCGTGGCGGCTCCAGCCATCACCATGCGGATCACATCATCGGCACGCTGCACGCCACCAGTCGCAGCAAAATCCACCGCCACTTGGCCGTAGAGCAAGGCGATCCAATGCAGGGGCAGGCGTTGATCCTGCGGATTACTCAAAATCAGCCGCGGCACCACTTCTA
The sequence above is a segment of the Synechococcus elongatus PCC 11801 genome. Coding sequences within it:
- a CDS encoding cupin domain-containing protein, which gives rise to MLKKSRLSSGWLGLIVGLVLIGSLCLPSPAQTQTWRSLSNVVWGQGLPAFSYPFSKTSLVDYDGGVTKQVGTYNFPVSKGMAGVYMTLEPGAIRELHWHANAAEWAYVIEGRTRITLTNPEGEVQIADVEAGGLWYFPRGWGHSIEGIGPGTAKFLLVFNDGTFSEGATFSITDWLSHTPIAWVQQNFGWSQSEVEKLPKKQVYISRYSPQLQPLNQTQSRNPNTPKIAIPYTHNLLAEQPRTKQDDSSLRLASAKEFPASFNMAGAILRLEPGAMRQLHWHPNADEWQYVLNGSMDLAVFASEGKASMSRLQKGDVGYVPKGYGHALRNSSDQPLEVLIVFNDGNYQSIDLNDWIASNPNSVLENVFQISPQLLEKMPRNSNVLISQ
- a CDS encoding c-type cytochrome codes for the protein MLFRSSKVDEILNDQFQPTKADGTLPGTLTDQRGNVVRYEIRMNKVLFDYVVANKLYQSEKQSSFPEISAPVGSILVKAAWREVSPEEQGRFYTALADVQNLEGDRYQEKLMGLVGFHVMTKTASAPQWIWSTYEQIDNVEGLHPSFFNPDCPSCLQNQQTQPQVPNQITRETPIPAVDPDCSQKSAAVDNIVALNQVIQKGLGDSVWRHYQLINTQWPVPSRQPSSPSTVFTVLPTVLANTTMESYIQKSSSCMGCHAIARSSNAQQYRSADFSFTFADARPVLKNTQIIPPPRSPKTNWARDNWNSILRGYQIANKTYETLPQYVPQAKLHCASCHLSVGADPKASSWFGMIKKYQYPETDDLQKRINSCFEHSLNGLPLPLERDNPESQALITYMQWLDQEAERFKITLPKTAYPNIQKLNGDSKLGQAIFEQKCAFCHGLNGEGRYGSNTYYRPALWGNQSFNRLAGLAQTETLAKFLKSNMPYQFGGNLTDQEAWDLASFIDRQPRPQGPYQKP
- the hypD gene encoding hydrogenase formation protein HypD, yielding MRYVEEFRQAEAVQTWVAAIAQRVTRPWTLMEVCGGQTHSIVRYGLDTLLPEGVTLLHGPGCPVCVTPGAVIDQAIAIAADPQVTICSFGDMLRVPGDRQQSLQQARAAGAQVQIVYSPLDAVAIAAKNRDRQVVFLAVGFETTAPATALAIAQAQQLGLDNFSILLSHVRVAPAMVQLLEDPGCRIQAFLAAGHVCTVAGLADYPAIAQRYRVPIAVTGFEPLDILQGIYTCIDQLESERFEVVNCYGRAVQPGGNPAAQQWVERVFAIADQDWRGLGTIPEGGLQFQPAFEAFDARRRFAIAETIEPAPVPDCMSGLVLQGQKQPCDCPAFGRTCTPETPLGAPMVSSEGACAAYYRYRHSPVTMRA